The Chthoniobacterales bacterium genomic sequence TCGGGATCATGTGCCTGAAGGTCAAGGAAGGCGAATATCCGCAGCCGCCGCCCGAATCGTCTTTCCGTCGCGGCGCACTGCTGGCCCCGGTCATGACTTACCTGCGTGAGTGCTTCTCGACGCCGTTTTACCTCTGGCTTTACGCGGCTTTCATCCTCGGCTATGCGGCTGCTTCACCCGTCAACACCTTCAGCATTTTTCACGCGCGCAGTGTAGGCATGAGCGACGATCTCTACGGCAAGTGCCTCGCCCTTTCCTACACGATCTCGCTTTTGATCGCCTACCCGCTGGGAGCTCTCGCCGACCGCTTTCACCCCTTGCGCCTGGGTCTGCTGTCCACCGCCGTTTACGCTCTGGTCATGCTTGCCGGTTTCCTGCTCCCCGGAACAATCAATGCATTCTTCGTCATATTCGTCCTCCATACCGTGCTCTCCGGGGTTTACCTGACCGGGACAGCGTCGCTGGGTTCGCGACTGCTTCCGAGCGCCCAGTTCGCGCAACTGGCGTCGGCCATAACCATTCCCATGGCGATTTTCTTCATGGTTCTTCCCCCCGCACTGGGCACGATGATCGAAGTGTCTGGCCACCAATACCGCTATTCCTTCCTGGTCGGCTTTCTCATTTCGATTGCCGGCACGATCGCCTATTTTGTCCTTTTCCTTCGGTTCAAGCGTCTCGGTGGCGACCAAGGCTACGTGCCCTTGGAAGTCAAGTGAGGCAAAACCAGCTGCGCGACATACTGCCCTTGCGCTTTTGATCCAGTCGCCAGAGAGCGGACAGTATTGAGTGCGGTAGTCCGGCGGTGCAAAATTTGCGGAACCCATGGATGGCCGGCACCGAGCAGAACAATCATCCGAACCCTCCGGGAGATCGACCGCGCGGCGCTACGAACACAACCCAAGAAGATCGCATGAGCGCGAATGACGGAATGAATTACGCGCCGAGCGGCAAACCGGCACCGGTGTGCAAGCCCGGCGATTTCAAGTTTGCCGCGGTGCACTTGGAGCACGGGCACATTTACGGCCAGTGCAACGGTCTGGTGGAAGCGGGCGCCTCGCTCAAGTGGGTCTTCGATCCGGATCCGGTGCGGGTGCGCGCATTCCTTGAAACATACCCGCAGGCCCGCGTGGCGCGCTCGCTGGACGAAGTCCTCGAAGATCCGGAGATCATGATGGTTGCCGCCGCGGCGGTGCCCAGTGAGCGGGGACCGTTGGGTTGCCGCGTCATGCGCGCCGGCAAGGACTACTTCACCGACAAGACGCCGTTCACAACCGCGTCACAACTGGACGAGGCGCGCCGGACCGTGGCGCAGACATCCCGGAAGTATGCGGTCTATTACAGCGAGCGGCTGCATGTGGAATGCGCCGTCCACGCGGGGCAATTGGTGCGCGCGGGTGCCATCGGCCGCGTGCTGCAGACGCTGGGCACGGGTCCGCACCGTCTGAGCGCAGCTTCCCGCCCGCGATGGTTTTTCGAGCGCTCCCGATACGGGGGCATCCTCTGCGACATCGGCAGCCACCAGTGCGAGCAATTCCTTTTTTACACCGGCGCCACCGACGCCCGCGTGGTCCATGCGGCCGCCCGCAATGCAGCGCACCCGGACTACCCGGAGTTGGAGGATTTCGGGGAATGCGTGCTGCAAGCCGACAACGGCGCCTCGGGATATTTCCGCGTCGATTGGTTCACGCCGGACGGCCTCGGCACCTGGGGCGACGGGCGGCTCATAATTCTCGGGACCGAAGGCTACATCGAACTGCGCAAATACACCGACATCGCCACATCCAACGGGCCGGACCAGTTGTTGCTCGTGGACGGCAAAGGCGAGCACCGCATCGCGTGCGCCGGCAAGGTGGGCTACCCGTTTTTCGGGCAACTCATCCTCGACTGCCTGAACCGCACGGAAAATGCGATGACACAGCAACACGCGTTCAAAGCCGCCGAACTGTGCCTGGCCGCCCAAGCAATGAGCGACAAGTGCAGCACGCAACCGGCGACGGAAATGTCGCTGTCATAGTTGCAGGAACTGAAAATGTATCTCGACGCCGAAGGGATGTCAGCGCACGTCCACGGTCGTGCCTCTGGGCGCCTTGAAACGGACATGCGGCCGGCCGTCTTTCAAATCCCAGCGGACATGCAGGTCGCCTCGCGGCATGGGCACGACGCCCTCGGCCCACAGCAGGTTTCCGGGCTGCGGGGCGATGATGACTTTTTCCCATCCCGGCGCCGCAGGACGCACACCGAGCGCGTAGGCGGGAAGAATCCAGGCCGGTCCGGCTGACCATCCATGGCACCACGAACGCGTCGGCAACCCCGGCCGGTGGCGCCCCTCGAACATTTCCCACGCGGCGGTTGCGCCTTGGTCGAGCATGCGCCCCCAATGCTCCGCGATGCCCCGGCAAACCTGCGGCGTTGCACCATGGGCGCAGGCTTGCAGCGCGCCGAGCGACCACATCCACGGAGTGCCCGTGGGCACCCAGTCTTCGGGGGGAGACAAAACGCGGCGGGAAACTTCCGCCGGATTTTCCGGCAATCCGGCCCGCAGCGCGCAGATTTGCGTGGATGCGGTGACGAGCGCCGAAGTGATGCCGTTGGCGCGGGTCTCGCCGAAAGCATCCTGTCGGCGAAGTTTGAAGCGGCGCATGATGGCGGCGCGCAACTTTCCGGCCGCCGATTTCATACGCGCCGCCAGCTTGAAGTCGCCGGCCTCGCGGGCCAGCCACGCGGTGTCTTGAAAGGCGGCGAGCGCCAGGCAGTTCTCGTGGCAATAAACCGCGTGCCGGACACTGTGGCAGTCGTCCGCCTGACCGTTCCAATCGAGAAAATGCCAGACATTGCCGTGCATCTCGAACAATCCCTCGTCATTCGTCGAACGCAGGACAAAGTCCGCCTGCCGGGCAAGCGCCGGCAGCATCTCGCGGAGGAAGGCCACGTTGCCCCCCATCTCGTAATGCGCGCGGACGCCACTCACCCAGAAGAAGCTCCAGTTGGGAATAATCCGATCTTCCCAGGAACCGGGCACCTGCGAGTTTACCAGCGGCGTGCGCTCGAGCGACCGGGCAATCATGCGCAGACTGTGCTCCGGCAGCGAAGACTCGCCCTGCACGTAATGATGCACCGGGATGAGCATGCTGCAGGTGTCCCCCACCCAGAGCGTCTGCTCATAGACGGCGTCCACGAACACATCCATGCTGCTCATGCGCAGCGTGTGGGCGCACATTTCATAGATCTGATTGAGCCGCGTTTCCGAGCAGGCGAAGCGGCCGCGAGGATTCCAGGGAAAAGTCTCCGAGCGAATTTGCGCGTCCAACAACCTCAACTCCCTTCCTTCGGGTCTGATATCGAGGATCAGGTGCCTCAGCCCTCGCGTGACGATGGACTCGAACCGCTGCCTGCCGCCCTTGCAAAGGACGCGGGCGGTGTTGCTCATCAATTCGGTGAATTGCGGCCCCTGCGGACCCCATGCCTCCACGCCCATTATCTCGATCACGCTTCCCCGCGGGGCGTCGATCTCCAACGCGATCCGGCCGAGACGCTCCGCACCGAAATCAAGCACCACGCGCCGCGGTGTGACGCCCGGGGAAATGGACAATGGCAACCCCGCGAGCGGCACCGTCGGGCCGGGTTCTCGCGCCGTCATCGCGACATAGACATCGTGTGCCGGCGTTTGAGCTGGAGAAACCGCCCGCCAACCGCGCAGCGCGGCAAGCTCCTTCCATGTTCTCGCCCGCCGGATCAGCGCGCGCTGGCCGGCAGGTTTGCGGAACACCCACGTCGCGTCACCGAAGCCCGGCAGCGGCGCACGCGCCAGTCCGGGAATATCGGAAAGACTCACGCCCACGTCGGTGTCGTGCGTGACGCCGTGCCAATCGAGCACCAACACATGGCTGCCGCGCCGCACCGGAACACGCGCCTCAAGGTCGAAGCGCGCTTGCTGCAATTTCACTTCGCGCCCGTCGAGAAAAACCCGGACCGGATTGCCATACATCGCACAACGACGCAGACGCAAAATGCCGGCTTGTGGCGCATGGAACGCGGCGGCGAAGAATCCATCGGTGCGCTTGCTGTTGGCGGCGCGCATTTCGCATCCCAGATCATTGCCTGCACGCAGCGAGAGCACCAGGCCCTCGTCCGTGGTTTGGCCGCAGTCGCGTGCGCCCACGGGCACGGATGTCTCGCCTCCCAAATCCGGAATGGCGCGGGGCTTCAACGGCCCCCATGGCTCGGAAGCTGCACCGCCGATTTCCACCACGCTGCCCCACCCTTTGCCAGTCGCCGGCCGGCCATCGCCGGCACCCGCCTCGAGCGCGAGATCCACCTGCTCCTCGAAACCCATTTGGCAAGCGATACGCGGCGCGGCGACGGCATAAGCAGCTGCCGTGCGGCCGCGCCACGCGCGCGTGCTGCTCGACAATGGCAAGCCATCGCCCGCGCTCACCTCGCAAATCATGCCCGCACGCAACACCAGCCCGTGAAAAGTTCCCTCGCCCCAATGCACCACGCGCACATCCACCACATTGACCCCGACATTCAGCAGGCGGGTGATGTCATGCTCATCATAGTAATAATGTCCCGGGTATCCTCGGGCCGGTCCGTGGCCAACCAACCGGCCATTCACATGCAAGCGGTAGCGCGAGTCGGCGGAAATCCGCAAATGCACCCTGCGCGGCTTGTTTTTCAGCGAGAACCTTCCCTGAAAATCCGCCACGGCATTCACCGGCAAGGGATCGCCAAGCAGCCAAATCCAGCGCGCGGCAGGGGAAAACCCGGCGCAAACACCGGATAAACCGGACAACTCGGATCGGGAACCGGGATTGGCCATTGTTCAATCTTTCAAGAGGCAAAGCCCGTCAACCGGCGCAGGACCGAAGCATCGGCGGCAAGCGCTTCCGGGGCGTCACCCTTCACGAATTCGAGCAAAGCGTCGGCCTTGATTCCTGCGGCGCGTATCGTTTCAAGCCATGAATGCCAATCATCCTCGCCTTCGCACAGCGACCGGCGGTCGGCCGGATCGCCCGGAACCCAGTGAAACACATGGACGTGCGCCAAGCGCGGCAGGACCGCTCGCAGGCTGCGCTCACGCTGTTGCGCATCGAGCAAAACGAGCGGTTGCCAGAGGGAGAAGATGTTCGGATGCGGCAATGCACCGAGAAGACGGCCCGCCGCTTCCGCATTGTCGTGCAAAGTGCCGCTGTGAAACTCGAAGGCGATGCGGATTCCACGCGCATCCGCCAGCCCAGCAATGCGTTCGGCATCAGCGCAGACGTGGCGGAAATAAGCTTCGTCAGCAACTTCCGATCCGCGATTGCCGGCCCAAACCCTGATGCACGGGGCGCCCAAGGAGACGGCCGTCTCGAGAACGTCGGCAAACCGAGGCTTGCCTCCCTCTCCCTCGTGCCCCGCACGGTAATAGGAGCCGTAGCAAACCGTCTCCAATCCCGCGGCGCGCGTCAGGGCCGCCACATCGCGCGCACGCTTTGTATCGCCGGCCGGCACATGGACATCCCCGCCCCACTCGAGCACCTGCAGCCCGCAGGATTTCGCGACCGCGACAATCTCTTCGGGCGCAAGTTGACGGAATGTCACTGTGACCAGCCCCGGACGTCCTCGAGTCCCGGCACTGGTGAGCGGGTCAGGCATCGACAAAGCGTCCTATTTGAGAGGCGGGACGTCGAGCCAGCGGCGCTCGGCCCAGGATTGCAGCCCCAACTCGGCCAGTTGCACGCCCTTGGCTCCTTCGCGCAGGGACCAGGGAAAAGGTTCGTCTTTCACCACGTGACGCAGGAAAAGCTCCCACTGGACCTTGAACGCGTTGTCATAAACCTCGTTGGAGGGTTGCGTGATCCAACCCGCCTTGTAGTCGATCGGGCTGTCCAGATCCGGATTCCACAAGCAACGCGGCGTGGCCGAGGCATGCTGGACGGTGCAGTTGCGCAAGCCGGCAACCGCCGATCCCTCCGTGCCATCGACCTGCAGCGTGAGCAAATCGTCGCGTTTCACGCGCACGCACCAGGAAGAGTTGAAGTGACAAACAACACCATTGGTCAACTCGAAGGTCGCATAGGCCGAGTCGTCGGCGGTGCACTTGTAGGGCTTGCCGCTTTCGTCCCAGCGTTGCGGGATGTGCGTGGCCCCGAGACACGAAAGCGCTTTGATCTCCCCGAAAAGATTCCGGATGACGTATTGCCAGTGGCAAAGCATGTCCACGATGATGCCACCGTCTTCTTCCTTGCGGTAATTCCACGAAGGGCGCTGCAACTTCTCGTGCTCTCCGGTGAAAACCCAGTAACCGAACTCGCCCCGCACGGAGAGGATTGTGCCGAAGAAGCCGGTATCGATGAGATATTTCAGCTTGAGAAGTCCGGGCAACCATAGCTTGTCCTGCACCACGCCATTCTTCACACCGGCTTCCTCGGCCTCCTTGGCGAGCGCCAGCGCTTCCGTCGAAGTCGTGGCCGACGGCTTCTCGCAATAGATGTGTTTGCCGGCCGCAATAGCCTTGCGCACGCCGACCGGCCGTTGCCCGGTGAGCGTGGCATCGAAATAGATGAGGTTGTGCTTGTCCTTGAGCGCCGCGTCGAGGTCGGTGGTGTGGCGCTTGACACCCGTCCGCTCAGCCAGGGCCGCAAGCTTGGCTTCACTGCGTCCGACGAGGATCGGATCGGGCATAATGCCTTCATTATCACTGATTTTGACCCCGCCCTGATCAATAATGGCCTTGATCGACCGGATCAGGTGCTGGTTCGTCCCCATGCGCCCCGTCACGCCATTCATGATGATGCCCACGCTGTGTGTTTTCATAAGTTTTTCACGCAAAGTTCGCCACGGTCGCGCAGTCGCGCCGCGGGCACTTGCTCATAAACCGATTCCAGCAGCCCCGGCCCAAGTTCGGTGTGCAACCGAAACGCCTCATCAAGCACCCGCTTGGCCAAAACATCCTCCTCCTTCATTCCTTGGCGTCCTTGGCGAACGTTGCGTGACACTGCGGTTGCGCCCCCGGGGGAAGAGGCGGCACATCCACGCCCGCAACGGGCAGGGTGCCGTCGAGCTCCTGACGCCAATGGGCAACGTCGCCGGCAGGGCCGTAAACGTAGATCATGCGCATGGGCGTGGATCCCGTGTTGGTGAGTTGGTGAAAAACTCCCGAAGGAATATAAGCGGCCTGACCCGCCTTGATCGTGCGACGCTCGTCGCCGAGGCACATTTCCCCCTCCCCCTCGACTATGAAATAAATTTCCTCCTGCTCCTGGTTGTGCCAAGGGACCTGTCCGCCGTTCGCCTCGAGCGTGACATTGCCCATGGCGAAGTTGCCCGCTTGGATCGGCGACATCCCGCCGACAATATTTTGCGTTCGGCGCCGCGCCGGATACGTGCGGCCATGAATTTCGGATAGGTCGGCGATGATCATGAGTAAAACGTGAGGTAAGGTCCGCGTCCGGCCAGCCGGAGAAGATAAAGCGCAAGTTCGCGCGCGTGGTAATCCCCCCACATAGCCGCCTCGCCGCACGGAACCTTGCGTCCGGCGGGAACATGATCCCATCCGTTCGGACGATGATAAACCGTGTGCAGAAGCAAGCCTTCGTGATCCGAATCGCTGCTCAAGTAAGGCTCGGCAAACAGAGTTTTTGCCGTGGTCAGACCCGCGGCAGAATATTTTCGCCCGGCCTCCGGCTCGCCGTGGTTTTCGAGCCAGCGACCGAGACGCAGCAACCCCTGTGCGGAGATCGCCGCAGCCGAACTGTCCACCGGCTCATGGTCGCTGAAAGGCTCGGCCGGACGATCAAGATAATTTCCCATCTTGGCCAAACCGGGCGCACCGGTATCCCAGTAGGGAATTCCGTCGGTCGGCGTATGGTCCAGATAAAAGTCCGCCGCTGCTTTGGCCGTCTCAAGGAATCGTGCCAACACGGCCTCCTTGCCACCGTAGGGCCCGAATTCCTCCGCCGGAAGTATTTCGAGAAACTCCAATTGCTCGGGATAACCGCACAGCACCCAGGCGTGGCCGCGAGTCCATGTGGTGAACGGCGAGTAGCCCTGCTGCGATGACGGACACCGGTAGTTGCCGTCGTTCGTGTTGAACACCGACTCGTGCACGACCCGTCCGCGCACGTCGTAGATGTCGCGATTTTTTCCAAAATACACGTTGTAGCGCGACGTCGTGTCCGCATGCTGGATGATGCGTCCGAGCAGCGACACCGCTCTGTCGTTTTCGCCCATGAGGCGATGTCCGAGCAAATGCGCGAGGGCCAGTGCGCGCATCGTGCGGATGGTGTCGGAGAAAAGCGAGTGCGGGCCGTTGAACGAATAAACGTAACCAAGCTCCGGCGTGATTTGCGTCCAGCGGGCCGCCTGCACCGCACCGCTGGCCTTGAGGGCCAGATCGTAAAAATGGGCTTCCCACTCGTCCGCCGGCAACCGCCCCTCGCGCAAGAGGCGGCGCAGGTTGCCGTAGGTGCTGACATTGTTGAATCCGTGGTCGTGCACGCCGGTGTGCGTGACATGCGGCGCCATCAACTTCAGCGTTCCCTCGCGCCCGATGCCCAGCATTTCCCCGTCGCCAGTAGCGTCGAACTGCAGAATGGCCGCTCCGAACTGGAACCCCTGGGTCCACTCGGTCCAACCGCGCGACGTGTAGCGGCCCTTGACCGTGAATACCGGCGTGCCGTCGGCATCCTTCCAGCGCTTTTGCAGCGCGAGGATTTTCGGGGCGGAAGCCTCAAAGACACGGACCGCGTCTTTTTCCAGACTTTGCGGCGTCAGCGAAGTATCAAGCTTGATCATAATTCTCAAAGACGCCGCAGTTGGAAGCCGCCGTCCACGTCGATGACGGTGCCGGTGCTGAAAGGGAAATCGCCGCGGCAGAGTGCGGCCACGGAGAGCCCCACGTCCTCAGGCGTTCCCCAGCGTTTTTGCGGCACAAGTCCGCCGGCGATGAGCTTGTCGTATTTGTCTGTCACGCCGGCGGTCATGTCCGTCTTCATGATGCCCGGTCGCACCTCGTAAACTTGCACGCCCTCGGCAGCCAGCCGCACGGACCACAACTGCGCGGCCATGGCCAGGCCGGCTTTGGCTATGCAGTATTCGCCGCGGTTGACCGAGGCGGTATGCGCGGAAATGGAAGTGACGAACACCAATTTGTAGCCGCCGCGCAAAAGCGACTCCCCCGGATGCGCCAGCCACCATTTCGCCGCGAGTTGGCTCAAAAAATACGGCCCGCGCAAGTTGACTGAGATGACCTCGTCGAAATTTTCCTCG encodes the following:
- a CDS encoding MFS transporter, giving the protein MMKERAVTPSAQVMLREFQSPDWLVGLLVGSIPAGLGMLLGPIVSVRSDRHRGRWGRRIPFLLATTPFVALAMFGLAVTPSLGEWLHQTLGAKSPGLMASRILVFSLFWTAFEIGTIVVNPIFMALCNDVVPRELIGRFFGLFRAVSLAAGIVFNFFLMGKVATHSMEIFVALGLLYGIGFGIMCLKVKEGEYPQPPPESSFRRGALLAPVMTYLRECFSTPFYLWLYAAFILGYAAASPVNTFSIFHARSVGMSDDLYGKCLALSYTISLLIAYPLGALADRFHPLRLGLLSTAVYALVMLAGFLLPGTINAFFVIFVLHTVLSGVYLTGTASLGSRLLPSAQFAQLASAITIPMAIFFMVLPPALGTMIEVSGHQYRYSFLVGFLISIAGTIAYFVLFLRFKRLGGDQGYVPLEVK
- a CDS encoding Gfo/Idh/MocA family oxidoreductase: MSANDGMNYAPSGKPAPVCKPGDFKFAAVHLEHGHIYGQCNGLVEAGASLKWVFDPDPVRVRAFLETYPQARVARSLDEVLEDPEIMMVAAAAVPSERGPLGCRVMRAGKDYFTDKTPFTTASQLDEARRTVAQTSRKYAVYYSERLHVECAVHAGQLVRAGAIGRVLQTLGTGPHRLSAASRPRWFFERSRYGGILCDIGSHQCEQFLFYTGATDARVVHAAARNAAHPDYPELEDFGECVLQADNGASGYFRVDWFTPDGLGTWGDGRLIILGTEGYIELRKYTDIATSNGPDQLLLVDGKGEHRIACAGKVGYPFFGQLILDCLNRTENAMTQQHAFKAAELCLAAQAMSDKCSTQPATEMSLS
- a CDS encoding TIM barrel protein, which codes for MPDPLTSAGTRGRPGLVTVTFRQLAPEEIVAVAKSCGLQVLEWGGDVHVPAGDTKRARDVAALTRAAGLETVCYGSYYRAGHEGEGGKPRFADVLETAVSLGAPCIRVWAGNRGSEVADEAYFRHVCADAERIAGLADARGIRIAFEFHSGTLHDNAEAAGRLLGALPHPNIFSLWQPLVLLDAQQRERSLRAVLPRLAHVHVFHWVPGDPADRRSLCEGEDDWHSWLETIRAAGIKADALLEFVKGDAPEALAADASVLRRLTGFAS
- a CDS encoding Gfo/Idh/MocA family oxidoreductase, producing the protein MKTHSVGIIMNGVTGRMGTNQHLIRSIKAIIDQGGVKISDNEGIMPDPILVGRSEAKLAALAERTGVKRHTTDLDAALKDKHNLIYFDATLTGQRPVGVRKAIAAGKHIYCEKPSATTSTEALALAKEAEEAGVKNGVVQDKLWLPGLLKLKYLIDTGFFGTILSVRGEFGYWVFTGEHEKLQRPSWNYRKEEDGGIIVDMLCHWQYVIRNLFGEIKALSCLGATHIPQRWDESGKPYKCTADDSAYATFELTNGVVCHFNSSWCVRVKRDDLLTLQVDGTEGSAVAGLRNCTVQHASATPRCLWNPDLDSPIDYKAGWITQPSNEVYDNAFKVQWELFLRHVVKDEPFPWSLREGAKGVQLAELGLQSWAERRWLDVPPLK
- a CDS encoding cupin domain-containing protein; protein product: MIIADLSEIHGRTYPARRRTQNIVGGMSPIQAGNFAMGNVTLEANGGQVPWHNQEQEEIYFIVEGEGEMCLGDERRTIKAGQAAYIPSGVFHQLTNTGSTPMRMIYVYGPAGDVAHWRQELDGTLPVAGVDVPPLPPGAQPQCHATFAKDAKE
- a CDS encoding glycosyl hydrolase — translated: MKLDTSLTPQSLEKDAVRVFEASAPKILALQKRWKDADGTPVFTVKGRYTSRGWTEWTQGFQFGAAILQFDATGDGEMLGIGREGTLKLMAPHVTHTGVHDHGFNNVSTYGNLRRLLREGRLPADEWEAHFYDLALKASGAVQAARWTQITPELGYVYSFNGPHSLFSDTIRTMRALALAHLLGHRLMGENDRAVSLLGRIIQHADTTSRYNVYFGKNRDIYDVRGRVVHESVFNTNDGNYRCPSSQQGYSPFTTWTRGHAWVLCGYPEQLEFLEILPAEEFGPYGGKEAVLARFLETAKAAADFYLDHTPTDGIPYWDTGAPGLAKMGNYLDRPAEPFSDHEPVDSSAAAISAQGLLRLGRWLENHGEPEAGRKYSAAGLTTAKTLFAEPYLSSDSDHEGLLLHTVYHRPNGWDHVPAGRKVPCGEAAMWGDYHARELALYLLRLAGRGPYLTFYS
- a CDS encoding 3-ketoacyl-ACP reductase, with amino-acid sequence MTRPVILVTGASRGLGRGIALCLAKEGHDIAIHYASNRAAADETVRFCRDAAKDSRQKFFPVSAQLSSTAEGKAMFDSVLDEFGRLDGLVNNAGIAPKVRTDIAEADEENFDEVISVNLRGPYFLSQLAAKWWLAHPGESLLRGGYKLVFVTSISAHTASVNRGEYCIAKAGLAMAAQLWSVRLAAEGVQVYEVRPGIMKTDMTAGVTDKYDKLIAGGLVPQKRWGTPEDVGLSVAALCRGDFPFSTGTVIDVDGGFQLRRL